The sequence tttCCAGTTTTAATTCTTTCCACTGGTCAtaggaaaagaaattaaaaaagataGAGTGCTGTGTAAATCTATAATGTACATCTTCATCTTGGAatatcatttcttctttttcttttcattattttagaTCAGCCACTTTGCTACTTGTGCTTGTCTCAGTGATAAAACCAAGTACCCATCCTTCCTCAGAACAATACCCAGTGACTACTACCAGAGCAGAGCTTTGGCCCAGCTGGTCAAGCACTTTGGTTGGACTTGGGTTGGAGCTGTTAGAACAAATGATGATTATGGCAATAAGGGCATGGCCACATTTACAGAAACTGCCCAGCAGCTGGGCATCTGTCTGGAGTATTCTGTGCCTTTCTTTAGAACAGATCCACCAGACAAAATACAGAAGGTAATTGACATTATTAAGGATTCCACTTCCAAGGTCATTGTGACTTTTCTTTCCAGCATGGATATAGACATGCTAATACACGAGATGTCTCGCCATAACCTGACTGGGTACCAGTGGGTAGGCACTGAGGCCTGGATCTCAGATTCACTAATTGCCACCCTGGATAAGCATCACATTCTGGATGGTGCCATAGGCCTGTCCATCCCCAAAGCACATGTCAGTGGCATGAGAGAGTTCATGTTTGATGTGAAGCCACTCAATTCAACTGGAAATCAATTGTTTACAGAATTTTGGGAGACTTCATTTAGCTGCAAATTCAAATCATCAGCAGAGAATCAGAGTGAGTGTACTGGAAATGAAGATGTGACTGGACTGCAGAACAGCTTCACTGATATGTCGCTCATGCCTATCCTTTACAATGTCTATAAAGGAGTGTATGCTGTGGCCCACGCACTTCATAGCATTctcaaatgtaataaaacatgtGACAAGAAGGAGCAGCTGGATCCATTCATGGTGAGTTGATTACCAAATTCTTTTCAGATGACAGCAAAAATGGTGCAGATATTGAAAAATGTTGCAgtgctttgtttctgttcaaaTAATGATCTAGACTGATGGAAATCTTCATAGATTTTGGAGCACATAAGAAAGATTCGGTTCAAAACAAAGGAAGGAGATGAGGTTTACTTTGATGAGAATGGAGACCCAGCAGCAAAGTATGAAATTATAAACTGGCAGCCAACAGAAAATGGCATTGTGGACTTTGTCACAGTTGGTCTTTATGATGCGTCTTTACCTGCAGACCAACAGCTGAATCTGCAAAATAAGTCTTTAATTTGGGCACAGAACTCAAAACAGGTAAACTACCTTGTGATCACTAAGTATTAATCGCAATTTGTATTTAAATAGTTATTCTGATAGCTGTCATATATTTGCATATGATGATCATAATGTTTGCTTTCACTGTACCAAAACTATTAACTGCTTGCAAAGACATTTGCAATGTGAGTCCCCAtacaattttctttttgtcgTTTTGTTCACGCAGGTGCCTTTGTCAGTCTGCAGTGAGAAATGTCCCCCAGGAACTCGCAAGGTTCTGCAGAAAGGGAAGCCTGTCTGCTGCTATGACTGTATAAGATGTGCGGAGGGAGAAATAAGCAACATCACAGGTGTAGTAATACTTAATGTGAGGCAAAACAAAAGATCAATAGTTAATAGAATTGGAATTTCCATCATTTTCAATATCATTACaacaaaaatcaacacatttatATTCTGATCAAATACTGATCACTGATGGAATCCACAATTTGGGCCCAAAGTCATCACCTGTGGCTGTCTTATACCCAGCTCTGGCATGGGCCTGGGGACACTTTCCTGACAGTGGAACCTTTAGTTAAGCTGGGACCAGTTAAAGCTAAGTTATTACAGCAAGTAAGTGCAGGGAAGTAGACTTTTGTGACACACCAGGGTGTCAAGACACAAACCAGCACCTTTTGTTTGTAATCTGTCCAAAGTTGGCTGCTGAGCTTGTCCACAGGAGTACCACCCTGCTTCAGGGACTGAATGGTGTGGCTCAACAGTGAACTATTAGGCTGTGGAGGCCCgttcttcttcattttgttgtctACTTTGTTAGCTTAGGGACTTGTGGCCTGACCCCGGTGGCCTTGGGCCAGTTTGGGTCGGCATCATCTTCTCAAAAGTTAAAATCACATACATATGAAATAcatgaagtggaaaaaatagTCATGATGTAAAACATTGGCTCTATCAATGTATGTAATTACAATATCAtcttgagagaaaaaaaatgtgagcttAACAACTAAGTCTAATACCAGAGTCATTGTTATTTTCCAGATTCTGTCACCTGTGTGAGATGTGACCCTGACTTCTGGtcaaatgagagaagagatgCCTGTGTAAAGAAGGAGGCAGAGTTTCTATCATATGAAGAGGTCATGGGAGCACTGCTCACTGCTGCCTCACTGTTTGGAACATGCATGACTGCAGTTGtggctttcattttcttcagaaaCAGGCAGACTCCTattgtcagggccaacaactctgagctgagcttcctgctgctcttctccttgactctgtgtttcctgtgttctctGACCTTCATCGGTCGGCCCTCTgagtggtcctgcatgctgcgacacacagcatttgggatcaccttTGTCCTCTGTATCTCTTGTGTTCTGGGGAAAACAATAGTGGTGTTGATGGCCTTCAGGGCCACACTTCCAGGTagtaatgtgatgaaatggtTTGGGCCTGCACAGCAAAGACTCAGTGTTCTGGGTTTCACTGTCATACAAGTTGTCATATGTGTGCTCTGGTTAACAATTTCGCCTCCTTTTCcctttaataattttaaaacattcaagGACAAAATCATCTTAGAGTGCGCTCTGGGCTCAGCTGTAGGCTTTTGGGCTGTGCTTGGGTACATCGGACTTCTggccatgttgtgttttattctcGCTTTTCTGGCTCGTAAACTGCCTGATAATTTCAATGAAGCCAAATTTATCACctttagcatgctgatattctgtgcagtaTGGATCACTTTTATCCCAgcgtatgtcagctctcctgggaagttcagtgttgctgtggagatatttgctATTCTGGCTTCAAGTTTTGGGctgctgatttgtatttttattccaaaatgttATATCATCTTACTGAAACCAGAGAAGAATACGAAAAAGAACATGATGGGGAAAGGAGTGACAAAATCTTCctgaaaagcaaaagcattCTCATGCTATTATACACCAATCggccacaacattaataccaccAGTTTGATCTTTGATAGGTCCCTTTTGCTCTGCCAAAACAGCTGATTTGTCAGGTAAAGGGaaacaggacctctgggggtattgTGTGGTCACTTGCATCTGAATGTTGGATCCACTGGGTTCTCTGACATGCAGGTGAGGCCTCCATGTGGAAGTGTAGATTCGGCTTAATACAGTGCTTCCCACAGATTCTCCATCAGGTTGGGATATGGGGAGTCTGTAGGTGGTTGTTGTGGTCCTTTAGACATTACTGagctatttttttaaatgtggcaTGGTGTTTGTCCGGCTGGGGGAGGGGGACTATCGCTGTGGGGAAGCGCCTTTCCCATGGGGAGGGGTATGtgtttggtctgcaatgtttagatGGGTGGCgcgtgtcaaagaacatccacgtaattgccagaacccaaagtTTGCCTGCAGAACATGGCATTGTAAGCAGATGATTTATGTTATTCACTTCTCCTGCTAGTGGtcttaatgttgtggctgatcggtgtaaCTTTTACATCATAATTTGTTACAAGACTGTCATGTGGTAATTTTTGACATATCTTATTAAGATAACATCATTTAATACAATGTAGCACATAACCATGACAATCACAAATTTTATGGATTTAAGATTtgattttagattattttaCAAATTCATGTAATAATAAAATCCCTTGTTTCACAGGCTTAATTTGTACGTTTATTGTCAATTGAGGAGTTCAACCATGACagcttcctccttcctccttgtAAAGGTGTTGTATCAATGATGAGTCAAAATTTACTCAGTTCACAGAAAAGTGAACTGAGAAAAGAAGCTCAAAAGTCTAGAACACATAGGCCAGTGAATTAATTATGACTTGCATTTACAGATCATGCATGGCACAGACCCTTAAATTTTTTAAGGGCCAAAATTCCACAGTGAGGATGGTGTATGAGTTTCCAAGGAGTACCAAGGAGTCAcataggaaagaaaaaacaagacactTATTGATATGGCTTGCTTAGttagaaaagcaggaaaaagatCGAGTGTGATGATCACATGTGATTATTGTGCTTGAATAACATAAACTGAACTAGTAGGAATGATTTACAGATGTATATAAATTGTTCAATATTTGTATGGCATATGTTGAGCTAGTAGTTCACTTTCAACTAAACTAGTCAGAGAATATGTGGGTGAGTTCATGTATTGTCAGATACGGTTGATAGACATCATCTCAAATGATAATCATTACACAAACAGTTAGACTGAACTGTACTGTTGAGGGGCACTTTAGTGAGACTAATAAGTCTACTTTTCTCAGAATTACAAGATCATTATCCTGCAACATTTATGAATGTTTAAAActgcaatttaaataaaaaaaataaaaaatagacaAAGGCCCAAAAATCTCTCTGACTGGGCACCTCCCTTTTCTTATCCCACTGGGTCTCCAAAGGTAAAACATTGCTGttctgtttagttttgttttgtttttttataaaccTCCAAGAATATAAATACCCATTCAAGCTTTTTGTTTATCTTACTTGTGATGCCAAGCAGTGGTTTAGCTATCTCTGACTGTATGATGTCCACACAGAGGTGGCCAGAGCAGGGTTGGGCACTTTTACAGCTGTTGTTGGTAGCGTCTTTCTCTCAGGCTGAGGAGCTGATGTGCAGGCAGATAGGAGATCCAGTGAATCCCCAGCTATCTAAGGATGGAGACATTATGTTGGGGGGAATCTTCTCTTTTCACAGCAGCTGGAAAGAGAAGACGGATACCTACATACACAAACCACTGCAACTGCAATGCATCAGGTAAATTATACCACATAAATGTTTTAAACGTTCTATTTTCTGTAAAGAAGTAAGTATAGACACAGACACGtacaaaaatgttaacaaactgaGTGTTAAAGTAAGAAATATTCCTTGTTGCTGTGTAAAATACCATAAAATCCTTTCATTCACAACAATATTGTttccatttcaaaaacaaaatgtttaccttcaagatttttattattatctgcaTGAAGTTTGAATTTCAGAGGGTTCCAATTTGCTCAGGCTATGCTCTTTGCCATAGAGGAGATTAATAACAATACAGATCTATTGCCTGACATCTCTCTGGGCTATAAGCTCTATGATGTCTGTGGCTCTATTGCCAGAGGTGTCAGGGTTGCACTGGCCTTGGCTAATGGTAACAAAGCGGTATCTGCAGCCTCTGAGGCACCTTGTACCAAACCTGCCCAAGTGCAGGCTATCATGGGAGAgacttcctcctctccttgcATGGCTATAGCTACTGTCATCGGACCTTTTCATATCCCACTGGTGGGTAAGATtggtaaaaatgaaattatatttgTGAAAAACTATTCTTATTCTGTAATTCTTTCAGTTGGTCATAGTAAATAGGTTTTAAAATTGGAGTACTGTGTGAATGtctattttacatgtttatcttggaatattatttctttttttcttttatttctgttttttttttagatcagcCACTTTGCTACTTGTGCTTGTCTCAGTGATAAAACCAAGTACCCATCCTTCCTCAGAACAATACCCAGTGACTACTACCAGAGCAGAGCCCTGGCCCAGTTGGTCAAGCACTTTGGTTGGACTTGGATTGGAGCCATTAGAACAAATGATGATTATGGCAATAATGGCATGGCCATATTCACAGAAGCTGCTCAAAAGCTGGGCATCTGTCTGGAGtactctgtgtctttctttagAACAGATCCAccagacaaaatacaaaagataaTTGACATTATCAAGACTTCAACTTCCAAGGTGATTGTTGCTTTCCTCTCCCATATGGACATGGATGTGCTCATACATGAGCTGTCTCACTATAACTTGATTGGGCACCAGTGGGTAGGCAGTGAGAGCTGGATATTTGACTCCCAAACTGCAGCCATGGATAAGCATCACATTCTGGATGGTGCCATAGGCCTGTCCATCCCCAAAGCACATGTCAGTGGCATGAGAGAGTTCATGTTGGATGTGAAGCCACTCAACTCATCTGGTTATGAATTGTTTACAGAGTTTTGGGAGACTTTATTTAGCTGTAAGTTCAAACAGTCAAAGCCATCAGCAGCAAACCAGAATGAGTGTACTGGGCATGAAGATGTGACTGGAATGCAAAACAGCTTCACTGATATGTCACTCATGCCTATCTTTAACAATGTTTATAAGGGAGTGTATGCTGTGGCCCACGCACTTCATAGCATTCTCGactgtaataaaacatgtaaCAAGAAGGTGCAACTAGATCCATTCACGGTAAGtaaatcataaaatatattaaatcacattcacaacactataattaaatatataattcatatttaaaatctttttttgtttgtttgttttgtttttgttgattattGCAGTCTATCATTCTGGTGATTAAAGGCCATCAATGTTTGTCAGATAATTATCTACATTTGTGTATATCTTCATAGATTTTACAGCACATAAGAAAGATTCAGTTCAAAACAAAGGAAGGAGATGAGGTTTACTTTAATGAGAATGGAGACCCAACGGCAAAGTATGAAATTATAAACTGGCAGCCAACAGAAAATGGCATCGTGGACTTTGTCACAGTTGGTCTTCATGATTCATCGTTgcctgcagacaaacagctgaaTCTGCAAAATAAGTCTTTAATTTGGGCACAGAACTCACAAGAGGTAAACTACCATGTGATCACTAAGTGCTAAttgcaatttgtttttaaattattattctgATAGCTACCGTATATTTACATTTGATGATCATAATGTTTGCTTTCACTGTATCAAAATTATTAACTGCTTTCAAAGGCAATCACTGTAGTTGTTAATGACACTTGTTAGTTATTGCATACTTGCAAAGAGAACAACTTTTAAAAGTGAATCCTCATCCAGTTCTTctcatcatcattttgttcaCACAGGTGCCTTTGTCAGTTTGCAGTGAGAAATGTCCCCCAGGAACTCGTAAGGTTCTGCAGAAAGGAAAGCCTGTCTGCTGCTATGACTGTATAAGATGTGCGGAGGGAGAAATAAGCAACATTACAGGTGTAGTAATATTTAATGCGAGACTAATGCGAGTCATGTTTACATGCCAAGTTTGTAAGTTTTATAAGCCAAAAACCATCATAAATCAATGAACGAAACATCATAAACAAATGTTGATATATAGGTCCAAAATCAGATACATAAATCTATGGGGTCTTTGGCAAACATATCAAAATTGTATCCCTTATGTGAAAAGTATGTTCAGCTCAAGTATGTTGAAAATTTGAgtaattttaataaattaatattcCAGTAATActtaataaattattaaattgcAAACAAAGACTCTTGTGAGCCTGTGCTGAGCCTAACAAATAAGTCTAATATCTGCATCAATATTATATTCCAGATTCCATCACTTGTGTGCGATGCCATCCTGACTTCTGGtcaaatgagagaagagatgCCTGTGTAAAGAAGGAGGCAGAGTTTCTATCATATGAAGAGGTCATGGGAGCACTGCTCGCTGCTGCCTCGCTGTTTGGAACATGTATGACTGCTGTTGTggcattcattttcttcagatACAGGCAGACTCCTattgtcagggccaacaactctgagctgagcttcctgctgctcttctccttgactctgtgtttcctgtgttctctGACCTTCATCGGTCGGCCCTCTgagtggtcctgcatgctgcgacacacagcatttgggatcaccttTGTCCTCTGTATCTCTTGTGTTCTGGGGAAAACAATAGTGGTGTTGATGGCCTTCAGGGCCACACTTCCAGGTagtaatgtgatgaaatggtTTGGGCCTGCACAGCAGAAACTCAGTGTTCTGGGTTTCACTGTCATACAAGTTGTCATATGTATCTTCTGGTTAAcaatttctcctccttttccatTCAAAAATTTGAAAGACTTCAAGGACAAAATCATCTTAGAGTGCGCTCTGGGCTCAGCTGTAGGCTTTTGGGCTGTACTTGGGTACATCGGACTTCTggccatgttgtgttttattcttgctTTTCTTGCTCGGAAACTTCCTGATAATTTCAACGAAGCCAAATTTATCACCTTTagcatgttgatattttgtGCAGTATGGATCACTTTTATCCCAgcgtatgtcagctctcctgggaagttcagtgttgctgtggagatatttgcaATTCTGGCTTCAAGTTTTGGGctgctgatttgtatttttattccaaaatgttATATTATCTTACTGAAACCAGAGAAGAATACGAAAAAGAATATGATGGGAAAGGGGCACTAAAACCGTCCTGAAATTTTAATCTAATAGGGTGCCTCTTGCAGTTTTACATCACTTGTTAATCACCATCAAGTTGACATTTAGCTTTGTTTTATCGAGGACATGCATTGTACCTTTGCATTATTTCGcccattttttaatttcatttgtgaCATTGCATGTTGAGATGACAGCAtttaatacaaatatataaatatgtagtTGACAATACTTCATTTGACAggattcaagagtctttatttgTTGCTTAAGCATCCACTATCTGCTGGTTATTATACGATTTAATGACATCCTAATGAAAATGCCAAATGATACCTCTGTGGTTGAGGTCAAGGTAATTATTAATCACACTCTTGTAAATTATTAGACAGTGTACCAACACCTTTTAGTGATTTGTTCAATACTAAGTGCTGTAGTTGAGGTctatgaaaatatttatgaaaCAGTTGGCCTCATGGCATCCTGATAGTCAATGCTAAAGCCAACCACATGTGAcacattaatgtaatgttaacaTATAAAGCTGAAGAGTGCTTCACAAGTTTGATAACCTGCTCTGGCATGCTCATGACAGgatatgttgttttgtgttgtttttgttaagtTCTAACAACAAAGAGATCTCAAACTAATAATTCGTTCCTGATTTTGATAAATTTGTGCAGTTTATAAAATTGTGATCTAACAATAAATTCTACTGTTTCATGGGCTTAACTAGTTTGCAGTGGCGGTTCTGCATTGAATTACTTCCCGGGCGAGTAGACAGAGTACTATAACCCTGCTGTACAATTACAGCGGGCGCCCAACAAAGACTACATTGGACTACATATGCAAGAGAAAGTTTGTTCTACTATAAAGCACACTATACATACAGTTATACCAGTGTAACTGTAACCCAATAAACCTGAAACATCACCTGGTCAACAATAACCCCGTAACTTGCATGCAGCTGACATTCAGAATTAACCTGGCAGGTATCACACTGCggctcattcatttttttatgatGTTATTCACCTCATTATTTCCTGAATGTTAatgggataaataaataaataaaagtaataagtaaataaatctgGCCCCCtaacatatttttatgttagTGAAGTTAATGTAAAGCACTTAACAGCTTGCAAtaattaatgtgttgttttttttttccttttatggCCAGAAGTGTAACGTTAAAGGGTGACAGCTTCTTTGATAACTGCCTATGTATTATAACATCTCATATCGTTCTCAGG comes from Scatophagus argus isolate fScaArg1 chromosome 5, fScaArg1.pri, whole genome shotgun sequence and encodes:
- the LOC124059656 gene encoding extracellular calcium-sensing receptor-like, with amino-acid sequence MPLSGLVLFSGMTSTLRWPEKTWVLLQLLMVVSFSQGEEQVCRRRGDPEYPQLSKDGDIILGGILSFHSSWIERKDTYKHKPLPLQCTSFNFRGVQYTQAMLFAIEEINNSTDLLPGISLGYKIYDVCFSVARSLTAALALANGNEVVSAASEAPCTRPAQVQAIMGETSSSPCMAIATVIGPFHIPVISHFATCACLSDKTKYPSFLRTIPSDYYQSRALAQLVKHFGWTWVGAVRTNDDYGNKGMATFTETAQQLGICLEYSVPFFRTDPPDKIQKVIDIIKDSTSKVIVTFLSSMDIDMLIHEMSRHNLTGYQWVGTEAWISDSLIATLDKHHILDGAIGLSIPKAHVSGMREFMFDVKPLNSTGNQLFTEFWETSFSCKFKSSAENQSECTGNEDVTGLQNSFTDMSLMPILYNVYKGVYAVAHALHSILKCNKTCDKKEQLDPFMILEHIRKIRFKTKEGDEVYFDENGDPAAKYEIINWQPTENGIVDFVTVGLYDASLPADQQLNLQNKSLIWAQNSKQVPLSVCSEKCPPGTRKVLQKGKPVCCYDCIRCAEGEISNITDSVTCVRCDPDFWSNERRDACVKKEAEFLSYEEVMGALLTAASLFGTCMTAVVAFIFFRNRQTPIVRANNSELSFLLLFSLTLCFLCSLTFIGRPSEWSCMLRHTAFGITFVLCISCVLGKTIVVLMAFRATLPGSNVMKWFGPAQQRLSVLGFTVIQVVICVLWLTISPPFPFNNFKTFKDKIILECALGSAVGFWAVLGYIGLLAMLCFILAFLARKLPDNFNEAKFITFSMLIFCAVWITFIPAYVSSPGKFSVAVEIFAILASSFGLLICIFIPKCYIILLKPEKNTKKNMMGKGVTKSS
- the LOC124059657 gene encoding extracellular calcium-sensing receptor-like, with the protein product MPSSGLAISDCMMSTQRWPEQGWALLQLLLVASFSQAEELMCRQIGDPVNPQLSKDGDIMLGGIFSFHSSWKEKTDTYIHKPLQLQCISLNFRGFQFAQAMLFAIEEINNNTDLLPDISLGYKLYDVCGSIARGVRVALALANGNKAVSAASEAPCTKPAQVQAIMGETSSSPCMAIATVIGPFHIPLISHFATCACLSDKTKYPSFLRTIPSDYYQSRALAQLVKHFGWTWIGAIRTNDDYGNNGMAIFTEAAQKLGICLEYSVSFFRTDPPDKIQKIIDIIKTSTSKVIVAFLSHMDMDVLIHELSHYNLIGHQWVGSESWIFDSQTAAMDKHHILDGAIGLSIPKAHVSGMREFMLDVKPLNSSGYELFTEFWETLFSCKFKQSKPSAANQNECTGHEDVTGMQNSFTDMSLMPIFNNVYKGVYAVAHALHSILDCNKTCNKKVQLDPFTILQHIRKIQFKTKEGDEVYFNENGDPTAKYEIINWQPTENGIVDFVTVGLHDSSLPADKQLNLQNKSLIWAQNSQEVPLSVCSEKCPPGTRKVLQKGKPVCCYDCIRCAEGEISNITDSITCVRCHPDFWSNERRDACVKKEAEFLSYEEVMGALLAAASLFGTCMTAVVAFIFFRYRQTPIVRANNSELSFLLLFSLTLCFLCSLTFIGRPSEWSCMLRHTAFGITFVLCISCVLGKTIVVLMAFRATLPGSNVMKWFGPAQQKLSVLGFTVIQVVICIFWLTISPPFPFKNLKDFKDKIILECALGSAVGFWAVLGYIGLLAMLCFILAFLARKLPDNFNEAKFITFSMLIFCAVWITFIPAYVSSPGKFSVAVEIFAILASSFGLLICIFIPKCYIILLKPEKNTKKNMMGKGH